In Chlorocebus sabaeus isolate Y175 chromosome 5, mChlSab1.0.hap1, whole genome shotgun sequence, one genomic interval encodes:
- the CCL22 gene encoding C-C motif chemokine 22, protein MARLQTVFLGVLILLAVALQATEAGPYGANMEDSVCCRDYVRYRMPLRVVKHFYWTSDSCPRPGVVLLTSRDKEICADPRVPWVKMILNKLSQ, encoded by the exons ATGGCTCGCCTACAGACTGTGTTCCTGGGTGTCCTCATCCTCCTTGCTGTGGCGCTTCAAGCAACTGAGGCAG GCCCCTACGGCGCCAACATGGAAGACAGCGTCTGCTGCCGTGATTACGTTCGTTACCGTATGCCCCTGCGTGTGGTGAAACACTTCTACTGGACCTCAGACTCCTGCCCGAGGCCTGGCGTGGT GTTGCTAACCTCCAGGGATAAGGAGATCTGTGCCGATCCCAGAGTGCCCTGGGTGAAGATGATTCTCAATAAGCTGAGCCAATGA